One Hydrogenimonas thermophila DNA window includes the following coding sequences:
- a CDS encoding DEAD/DEAH box helicase family protein, which produces MTYSNFKDQVLDFLGKFYVYKQDLLRGYLIVNTIDNTAIIIDNDICNKSKYFEYNEYTKEQNFLMHKYKKLFRFMIDDENDFSEFVAIFSHILKNDFNEDDIKQSGVNRELKEIDPSVPEAYFEQAFIECYGRESLSKIRREFPIIDFDGQTRWIDYVVKHKDYNIAIEKNGESYHHPIIVGKQKYKSQLKKQNSLIAYGYKVFRWSLEGMKSTENFYSEIKKYIGKKEDLLDLQKLSISREITLLKHQEDSLKAINAKRAKGEKNFLVVLPTGTGKTEILIADILDQYEKNRDLKVLLLVPTKQLKIDTIKKFNIRFKDRYNIDIIDIPTIGEEPDSQILIQTYSWMSRYYQRFNSSDFDYIAIDEAHHAVAPTLQKVIQHFNPNTLLGLTATDKRLDEKSLADIFGKYEVSLTLVEAIKKKLLVPISSPFQP; this is translated from the coding sequence ATGACTTATTCAAATTTTAAAGATCAAGTTTTAGATTTTTTAGGTAAATTCTATGTTTATAAACAAGATTTATTAAGAGGATATTTGATTGTTAATACTATAGACAATACAGCAATTATCATTGATAATGATATTTGTAATAAATCAAAATACTTTGAATACAATGAGTATACAAAAGAGCAAAACTTTCTTATGCATAAATATAAGAAGCTTTTTAGATTTATGATTGATGATGAAAATGACTTTAGTGAGTTTGTAGCCATTTTCTCCCATATTTTAAAAAATGATTTTAATGAAGATGATATTAAACAAAGTGGAGTAAATAGAGAGTTAAAGGAGATTGATCCTAGTGTACCAGAAGCATATTTTGAGCAAGCTTTTATAGAATGTTATGGAAGAGAATCTCTTTCAAAAATTAGAAGAGAATTTCCTATTATTGATTTTGATGGTCAAACAAGATGGATTGATTATGTTGTAAAACATAAAGATTACAATATTGCTATTGAAAAAAATGGTGAAAGTTATCATCATCCTATAATTGTTGGAAAACAAAAATATAAATCTCAACTAAAAAAACAGAACTCTCTTATAGCTTATGGATATAAAGTTTTCAGATGGTCATTAGAAGGTATGAAATCAACTGAAAATTTTTATAGTGAAATTAAAAAATACATAGGGAAAAAAGAAGATCTCTTAGACCTACAAAAACTATCTATTTCAAGAGAAATAACTCTTTTAAAACATCAAGAAGATTCATTAAAAGCTATAAATGCAAAGAGAGCAAAAGGAGAAAAAAATTTTTTAGTTGTACTTCCAACAGGTACAGGAAAGACAGAAATCTTAATTGCTGATATTTTAGACCAGTATGAAAAAAATAGGGATTTAAAAGTTTTATTACTTGTTCCAACAAAGCAGTTAAAGATAGATACTATTAAGAAATTTAATATAAGGTTTAAAGATAGATACAATATAGATATTATAGATATTCCAACAATTGGTGAAGAACCAGATTCACAAATTTTAATTCAAACATATTCTTGGATGAGTAGATATTATCAAAGATTCAATAGCTCAGATTTTGACTATATTGCTATTGATGAGGCTCATCATGCTGTTGCACCAACTTTACAAAAAGTAATTCAACACTTTAATCCAAATACTCTTTTGGGATTAACTGCTACTGATAAAAGACTTGATGAAAAGAGTCTTGCAGATATTTTTGGAAAATATGAAGTATCTTTAACATTAGTTGAAGCAATAAAGAAAAAATTATTAGTACCAATAAGTAGCCCATTCCAACCCTAA
- a CDS encoding class I SAM-dependent methyltransferase — translation MNTTLNYYKNNSKILVNRYESANVSSVQSLLLQTFREKNKLLEIGCGSGRDASFMFKNGFDVIAIDGSENMITEAKKTHPEISNFLYTKVLPHELEFKTKFDGIYSIATLMHLSFEDLKLTLLKIFNLLNIDGKFLISVSLFRDDIDKNGFDDKGRFFLVLPQNKWIELCEEAGFKIENIQTNNDGLNRSGIEWLTLVMSK, via the coding sequence ATGAATACCACATTAAACTACTATAAAAATAATTCAAAAATATTAGTAAATAGATATGAGTCAGCAAATGTATCAAGTGTTCAAAGCTTACTTTTGCAGACTTTTAGGGAAAAGAATAAATTGTTAGAAATAGGTTGTGGATCTGGTAGAGATGCTTCTTTTATGTTTAAAAATGGATTTGATGTTATTGCAATTGATGGTTCTGAAAATATGATAACAGAAGCAAAAAAAACACATCCAGAGATTAGTAACTTTCTATATACTAAAGTTTTACCTCATGAGTTAGAATTTAAAACAAAATTTGATGGTATTTATTCGATAGCTACATTAATGCATCTATCTTTTGAAGATTTAAAACTAACTCTTTTAAAAATTTTTAACTTACTTAACATTGATGGAAAGTTTTTAATATCTGTTTCTCTTTTTAGAGATGATATTGATAAAAACGGCTTTGATGATAAAGGAAGATTTTTTTTAGTTTTACCACAAAATAAGTGGATTGAACTTTGTGAAGAAGCAGGATTTAAAATAGAAAATATACAAACAAACAATGATGGTCTAAATAGAAGTGGTATAGAGTGGTTAACTTTAGTAATGAGTAAGTAG